Below is a window of Fimbriimonadaceae bacterium DNA.
GCGGGGGAGAAGATGGCAGGACTCGGCATCGCTTGCGCGAGCGACATGCTGACGGGCAAGCACGATATCACCAAGGAGATTGAGGCTTACCGCATCGCCAGTGAACAAGGCTGCAAGATTCGGATGAGGCTGTATGCGATCTGGTCGAAGGTTTTTGGCCCTCGGGGGATTGGCTCTGAGCGGTTGCGTGAGCTGAATGCGTTTATGAACCATGACGCTTGCCGGATCAACGGTATCAAAATCTTCGCTGACGGCGCTATCGGGGCAGGGACGGCGGCGATCTACGGCAAGTATGATGCTGCCGAGCTCCCGGAGCATGGCAACTGGTCGGGGCAGTTAATCTATCAGCCGGACAAGCTGAACGAGATGGTGCGGATTGCGGATGCGGCCGGGTTTCCGGTGTCAATCCACTCGATCGGCGACTATTCGACCGACCTCGTGATGAACGCCTACGAGCAGACCCCGGACCCGTCGGTGCATCGCATTGAACATGCCATGCTCTTGAGCGATGCGCAGATTGACCGGATGGCAAGGCTGGGAATCTGCTGCACAATGCAGCCGGAGTTCTTGATGCGGTTTGGACACGCCTATCTTCGTCAGCTTGGGCCGGAGCGGGCTTCGAAGCTAAAGCGTTGCCGGTCGCTTTTGGATGCGGAGATACCTTTGGCGTTTAGCTCTGATCGTCCAATTGTGCCGGGTGATCCGCTTGATGGCATTCGTTCGGCGGTGAGAAGACCCAAGGGGTTTGACTTGGCAGAGAGCGTGTCGCCCGAGGAAGCGATCATGGCTTACACACAAGGCTCAGCGCAGGCCAACGATGACAGCGAGGCGATGGGAAGCCTTAATTCGGGGCAATTTGCCGACTTTCAGGTGTTGGATGGGGACCCTCTGGAGGGTCTGTAAGCCGGTTTTTTCTTCACCGGTTGAACGTCTACGTTTAGGTCGAATCTGGGCTGTTCAAGTTCAAATAGGGACCGTCGATAGGACTTTGCATTTTATGCGGAACCGACAGTAAGGTTCGCGCGTTGAATTCAGTGACGCATATCCTCCTTCCCACCCAGCACGGCCCCTTCCCACCAAGGGGCCGTTGCACTTTATCCGGCCCGGTTTATGCCTCCACGGCAAATCTCAAACGCGACCATTGAACCTTGACGGGCTCTTCAAACACGAGGCGGGTGGAGTACATCCCTCGTCCGTCTTCGACTTGTGTTTCCAGCACGGCAGCGTAGGTGGGCGATTCGGCCCAGGGCAGTTGGACGGCAACGCGGTCGCCATTTGCAAAGCGGCGTGGCAGGACAGCTTTAGCACCGCCCTCGGAGATGTCGAGCAAGTTACCTTCAATCGCTTCGACAGTAAGTGAGATCCCATTCAGTCGGAGCCGCTTCTGGCTGCGACGTTCGTGAGCATTGGCCTGCTTGGGCTTTTCGAGGATCAGTTCGTGAGTTTCGTTCTCGCGTGATATGACATGGGTTCGGAACAACAGCACGCCGTGCTCGGTGGGGCACTCCGCAGTGACGGCTTCGCCTTCTCGGAGGGGGACATAAACGTCGCGCTTGATGGGGGCTGAGAAAACCCAGCCTTCGGGGGTTTCACGTAGGAATCGGGCTCGATAAATGCCGGAGACGGTTCGGAGCCGCATTGTCCCGCCAACGGTAGGCGTTGCCTTTTGGCTGCGCTTGCGAAGCGTGACCCACGCATAGGAACCGATGATGCTGCACGAGAGCACCATAGTGAAATAGCCGATCATCTCGGCTATCTGGCTAAGTTGGCTCTCCGGTCTGACGCTCATTTGAATATGTCTCTTGGGCCTTTTCGTAGCTCTTCAGAGCTTCTCCAAGGTTAATGGTGGCGTCGGTTACAATCTCGTCGTTCAGAGTGCCGAACGATCCTTTGACGTCACTTAGACATTGAGCCAGCAATTTTAAGGCCAAAAGTCGAAGGTCGTTTGAATTCGTGTGAGCCTTGGGGATGGTCAGTTTTGACAGCACCTGGGTGATGGCGTCGGTGCGGTTGAGGAGGATTACACAATCGACGGGAAGGTTTTGGTCCTTCGGATTTAGGCGGGTTCTTTGAAAGAGCGACCGGATATCGAGGTCCGTTTGCACCATCATCGAATTCACCATTGTGACGACGAAGGCATAACGTTCGCGGACGGTGGTTTCGGTTGGCGTCGCGTCAAGCTTGGTCGCCTGATCCATATCGGCTTGGCATCCGGCTAAGTTGCCCATCATCGCCTTAGCAAGAGCCCGTTTATAGTAAGCCTCGGCTGATGGGTTTGCCTGAATCGCGGCGTCGAAATGCTCAATCGCAGACCCATATCGAAGACCTTTCAGGCTGATTTCACCCATCAAGAGTCGGATTTCGGGGGCGTTTGCGTCTCGCGCTACTGCTTCGTTGATATCTAAAGTTGCCTCGTCGAGGTTCCCGACTTCGAGCCAGCCACGAGCGGCTAAGACTCTGAACTTCACTTGCTCAGGAAACAGGACAGCGCCTCGGCGAGCCTCGGCTGCGGCGAGGGCGGGTTCTCCGATCTGCATCAGCGATCCCACGAGCATGAGCCTACGCTCGGGGTCGAGCGGCTCGGCATCGACGGCGTCGCGAAGGAGATTCACGGCTCCCGATACCCGGCCCACGCTGAGCATTTGATTGACGTTTGCCCTGAGTTCGGTGTTGTCGACAGTGCGATTGATGGGGGGCGGAACGGTCACATTGCTGTTGTTTTGCATGTGAACATTCTCTGGATCGGGAGTTCCCTGTCGTGGATTTGCGGGGAGGTCTTTGAGCGGGCCACCGCTCATTTTGAGCGCCCATGTTCGCGCGGCCGAGTGCAACGCGTTCTCCATGCTGAATTCGATGGAGCCCCCTACGACGACCTTGTTCTTGTCTTTCCAGATTTGCCGACGTCCACGGTAAAGCTCTGCTTCTACCTCTAGCCCTTCTTGGTTGGTAATGGCGCGGACGAAGAGCACGTACTCGGCTTTGAACTTTCCAAGCACGCTCACGGCATAGTCGAGATTCGGAACATCTGGGGGATTAACGATTACATTATCTTCGACAGCTGCTCGAAAAACGGGGTCTGTCAAGCTCCAGACAACCGATTCCAGGCGACCTTCATCGTCCATTTCGGATGCCATGATCGAAGCAATCTTGACATTTGGATCGTAATTTTCGAGCGCCTTATCCATCCTTTGGATGATAAGAACGCGAGGGACTTCTGCGGCAAGCGCGGAAGCCCCAAGAAAAATGGATAGAAGAAGAACCGTATACTTTCGGATGGTTAGCCGCCTCGCAGGACTCTCATCGCCTGCTGACACGAATCAATAAGATTCTGGAGCCTTTCTTTATTGCCACCGTTTGCCATTTGGGACTGAGCCGCTTGAACGGCGCG
It encodes the following:
- a CDS encoding amidohydrolase; protein product: MRKLYTNFRWWRTGAPSYMAVADGGVEFREEGVFVGEYDGERVDLEGKFLMPSFIDCHCHILPTGQDLLKLHLGNCNSRAEILDALRDYEKGLEPGEWLLAVHYDQTKFSDGIHLTRDELDGISLGRPILLRHVSGHAGIANSAALVAAGIDESTPNPGGGSFERGRDGRMNGVLLEDANNMVSAAIPEPTQEQLVEAILAAGEKMAGLGIACASDMLTGKHDITKEIEAYRIASEQGCKIRMRLYAIWSKVFGPRGIGSERLRELNAFMNHDACRINGIKIFADGAIGAGTAAIYGKYDAAELPEHGNWSGQLIYQPDKLNEMVRIADAAGFPVSIHSIGDYSTDLVMNAYEQTPDPSVHRIEHAMLLSDAQIDRMARLGICCTMQPEFLMRFGHAYLRQLGPERASKLKRCRSLLDAEIPLAFSSDRPIVPGDPLDGIRSAVRRPKGFDLAESVSPEEAIMAYTQGSAQANDDSEAMGSLNSGQFADFQVLDGDPLEGL
- a CDS encoding flagellar brake protein, coding for MSVRPESQLSQIAEMIGYFTMVLSCSIIGSYAWVTLRKRSQKATPTVGGTMRLRTVSGIYRARFLRETPEGWVFSAPIKRDVYVPLREGEAVTAECPTEHGVLLFRTHVISRENETHELILEKPKQANAHERRSQKRLRLNGISLTVEAIEGNLLDISEGGAKAVLPRRFANGDRVAVQLPWAESPTYAAVLETQVEDGRGMYSTRLVFEEPVKVQWSRLRFAVEA